A region of Plantactinospora sp. BC1 DNA encodes the following proteins:
- a CDS encoding MurR/RpiR family transcriptional regulator: MLMEESGLLGRLRTELATLPVALQRVAEQILIAPEETARATIIDLAERAGTSTATVTRFCRVFGYRGYAQLRVAVATEIGRAAQARWDTDIDREIGPDDPLDHLLGVVASADARAIQDTAGQVDLSAVDRVAEAVARANRVDLFGLGSSGNAAREMAFRLERIRIPVWHRADPHTALTNAALLGPGDVAIGLSHSGRTREVIEVLAEAADHGALTVAVTSFRRSPLAEVADVVLTTAVQETTFRLAALSALHSQLLVLDLIYVAVAQRTYQRTTEAFEVTARAVDAHRVPDDSPRAARRQLKVTEGQ, translated from the coding sequence ATGTTGATGGAGGAGAGCGGGCTGCTGGGCCGGCTGCGCACCGAGCTGGCCACGCTGCCGGTCGCCCTACAGCGGGTCGCCGAGCAGATCCTGATCGCGCCGGAGGAGACCGCCCGGGCCACGATCATCGACCTGGCCGAGCGGGCCGGCACCTCCACCGCGACCGTGACCCGGTTCTGCCGGGTCTTCGGCTACCGGGGATACGCGCAGCTCCGGGTGGCCGTCGCCACCGAGATCGGCCGAGCCGCCCAGGCGCGCTGGGACACCGACATCGACCGGGAGATCGGGCCGGACGACCCGCTCGACCACCTGCTCGGGGTGGTGGCCAGCGCCGACGCCCGGGCGATCCAGGACACCGCCGGCCAGGTCGACCTCTCCGCCGTCGACCGGGTCGCCGAGGCCGTCGCGCGGGCCAACCGGGTCGACCTGTTCGGGCTGGGCAGCTCCGGCAACGCCGCCCGGGAGATGGCGTTCCGGCTGGAACGGATCCGGATCCCGGTCTGGCACCGGGCCGACCCGCACACCGCGCTGACCAACGCCGCGCTGCTCGGCCCCGGCGACGTGGCGATCGGGCTGTCGCACAGCGGGCGTACCCGGGAGGTGATCGAGGTGCTGGCCGAGGCGGCCGACCACGGCGCGCTGACCGTCGCGGTCACCTCGTTCCGGCGGTCGCCGCTGGCCGAGGTCGCCGACGTGGTGCTGACCACCGCCGTGCAGGAGACGACGTTCCGGCTGGCGGCGCTCTCCGCGCTCCACTCCCAACTGCTGGTGCTCGACCTGATCTACGTCGCCGTGGCCCAGCGGACCTACCAGCGCACCACCGAGGCGTTCGAGGTGACCGCCCGGGCCGTCGACGCGCACCGGGTGCCGGACGACTCGCCGCGGGCCGCCCGTCGACAGCTCAAAGTTACGGAGGGCCAATGA
- a CDS encoding sugar isomerase domain-containing protein, with amino-acid sequence MTNEIGAPAYLTAVTAAIDRVARTQTEGVRRAAELITAALDRGGVVQAFGCGHSEALSMEIAGRAGGLVPSNRIALRDLVLYGGADRSILEDPLLERDPTVAHRLYELAPVKPDDVFVLTSNSGVNGVIVEFALLVKEHGHPLIGITSLDHTARVTPGHPSGRRLADLADVVLDNGAPYGDAALPLPDGGAVGAISSITGALLAQQVVAEVVARLLDAGTRPPVYLSANVPGGRERNSELEARYAGRIRRTA; translated from the coding sequence ATGACCAACGAGATCGGCGCACCCGCCTACCTCACCGCCGTCACCGCCGCGATCGACCGGGTCGCCCGGACCCAGACCGAGGGCGTACGCCGGGCCGCGGAGCTGATCACCGCCGCGCTGGACCGGGGCGGCGTGGTGCAGGCGTTCGGCTGCGGGCACTCCGAGGCGCTCTCGATGGAGATCGCCGGCCGGGCCGGCGGACTGGTCCCCAGCAACCGGATCGCCCTGCGCGACCTCGTGCTCTACGGCGGCGCCGACCGGTCGATACTCGAAGACCCGCTGCTGGAACGCGACCCGACCGTGGCGCACCGGCTCTACGAACTGGCCCCGGTCAAGCCCGACGACGTCTTCGTGCTCACCTCCAACTCCGGCGTCAACGGGGTGATCGTCGAGTTCGCCCTGCTGGTCAAGGAGCACGGCCACCCGCTGATCGGGATCACCTCGCTCGACCACACCGCCCGGGTCACCCCGGGACACCCGTCGGGGCGGCGGCTCGCCGACCTCGCGGACGTCGTACTCGACAACGGGGCGCCGTACGGCGACGCCGCCCTGCCCCTGCCCGACGGCGGTGCCGTCGGGGCGATCTCCTCGATCACCGGCGCGTTGCTCGCCCAACAGGTCGTCGCGGAGGTCGTCGCCCGGCTGCTCGACGCCGGTACCCGGCCACCGGTCTACCTGTCCGCGAACGTACCCGGCGGTCGGGAGCGCAACAGCGAGCTAGAGGCGCGGTACGCCGGACGCATCCGGCGCACCGCCTGA
- the ngcE gene encoding N-acetylglucosamine/diacetylchitobiose ABC transporter substrate-binding protein: MKSFRPARSGPAPTTGPRRRALLRAAAVGLAAPALAGCVTSGGDDGQPAAAKGETSAENPLGVPASTPLEVVIFDGGYGDEYAVNAENIYKGRFPGATVEHKAIQKVGEALQPRFVADTPPDVVDNTGAGRLDLATLVGAGKLTDLTELLDAPSLDDPGTKVRDTLLPGVVADGTLDGRVYTLNFTYTVWGLWYSKPLFDRHGWAYPTSWDAMLALCAEIKKAGIAPWTYQGKYPEYLNDPLLAMAAKAGGPELVKAVDNLQPGAWKQQPLLDAATAIAELAGRGYLLPGSEALSHTEAQAAWSQGKAAIIPCGSWLEAEQKGVTPAGFDMVMGAVPSLGAADKLPYGTVQAASSESFLVPARAKNPRGGLEFLRVLFSSGSARRFAELNSTLPSVAGATDGLTLSTGLGSVRAAVQAAGANTVSYRFRTWYAPLAKAVDDATGELATRRITPAQWADRIQKAADAIAADSAVTKYTR, from the coding sequence ATGAAGTCTTTCCGTCCGGCCCGCTCCGGGCCGGCACCGACCACCGGCCCGAGACGACGCGCCCTGCTGCGGGCCGCCGCCGTCGGGCTGGCCGCCCCGGCGCTGGCCGGCTGCGTCACCAGCGGCGGTGACGACGGCCAGCCAGCCGCCGCCAAGGGTGAGACCAGCGCCGAGAACCCGCTCGGGGTGCCCGCCTCGACCCCGCTGGAGGTGGTCATCTTCGACGGCGGCTACGGCGACGAGTACGCGGTCAACGCCGAGAACATCTACAAGGGACGGTTCCCCGGCGCGACCGTCGAGCACAAGGCGATCCAGAAGGTCGGCGAGGCGCTGCAACCCCGGTTCGTCGCCGACACCCCGCCGGACGTGGTCGACAACACCGGCGCCGGCCGGCTCGACCTGGCCACCCTGGTCGGCGCCGGCAAGCTGACCGACCTCACCGAACTGCTCGACGCGCCCTCGCTGGACGACCCCGGCACGAAGGTCCGGGACACCCTGCTGCCCGGGGTGGTGGCCGACGGCACGCTCGACGGCAGGGTCTACACGCTCAACTTCACCTACACCGTCTGGGGACTCTGGTATTCCAAGCCGCTCTTCGACCGGCACGGCTGGGCGTACCCGACGAGCTGGGACGCGATGCTGGCGCTCTGCGCCGAGATCAAGAAGGCCGGCATCGCACCCTGGACCTACCAGGGCAAGTACCCGGAGTACCTGAACGACCCGTTGCTGGCGATGGCGGCCAAGGCCGGCGGACCGGAGCTGGTGAAGGCGGTCGACAACCTCCAGCCGGGCGCCTGGAAACAGCAGCCGTTGCTGGACGCGGCGACCGCGATCGCCGAACTCGCCGGCCGGGGCTACCTGCTGCCCGGTTCGGAGGCGCTGTCGCACACCGAGGCCCAGGCCGCCTGGTCGCAGGGGAAGGCCGCCATCATCCCGTGCGGCTCCTGGCTGGAGGCCGAGCAGAAGGGTGTCACCCCGGCCGGCTTCGACATGGTGATGGGCGCGGTCCCGTCGCTCGGCGCCGCCGACAAGCTGCCGTACGGGACGGTCCAGGCCGCCAGCAGCGAATCGTTCCTGGTCCCGGCCCGGGCGAAGAACCCGCGCGGCGGGCTGGAGTTCCTCCGGGTGCTCTTCTCCTCCGGCAGCGCGCGGCGGTTCGCCGAGTTGAACAGCACCCTGCCCAGCGTCGCCGGAGCCACCGACGGGCTGACCCTCAGCACCGGGCTCGGCTCGGTCCGCGCCGCCGTGCAGGCGGCCGGGGCGAACACCGTCAGCTACCGGTTCCGCACCTGGTACGCCCCACTGGCCAAGGCGGTCGACGACGCCACCGGTGAACTCGCCACCCGCCGGATCACCCCGGCACAGTGGGCCGACCGGATCCAGAAGGCCGCCGACGCGATCGCCGCCGACTCCGCCGTCACCAAGTACACCCGGTAG
- a CDS encoding sugar ABC transporter permease: protein MAALRHGKYRFLAGAILPGLLLYAVFVLSPYAQAFYLALTDWTGVSGQVEIVGLENFRRLVDDPLFLAALRNNGLLLLVVPAVTIGLGLLLAALVNFGGRRGSTMVGGVRGGEFYKVAYFFPQLLSLPIIAVLWQFVYHPNEGVLNGALRAVGLDFLARTWLGDPHLALWAVAGVLVWSSVGFYMVLFSAAMESVPRDVLEAAVLDGAGRLAVLRRVVLPLVRENVQVAFVYLGVLALDGFAVVQVMTVGPGGPDGSTEVIGLGLYRNAFTYGRFGYAAAMGVALFFLTLALAVVALRAGRRERVELS from the coding sequence ATGGCGGCCCTGCGGCACGGCAAGTACCGCTTCCTCGCCGGGGCGATCCTGCCCGGACTGCTGCTCTACGCGGTCTTCGTGCTCTCCCCGTACGCGCAGGCGTTCTATCTGGCGTTGACCGACTGGACCGGCGTCTCCGGGCAGGTGGAGATCGTCGGGCTGGAGAACTTCCGGCGGCTCGTCGACGATCCGCTCTTCCTGGCGGCGCTGCGCAACAACGGGCTGCTGCTGCTCGTCGTCCCGGCGGTCACCATCGGGCTCGGGCTGCTGCTCGCCGCGCTGGTCAACTTCGGCGGCCGGCGGGGGAGCACGATGGTCGGCGGGGTCCGGGGCGGCGAGTTCTACAAGGTCGCCTACTTCTTCCCGCAACTGCTCTCGCTGCCGATCATCGCGGTGCTCTGGCAGTTCGTCTACCACCCGAACGAGGGCGTGCTCAACGGCGCACTCCGGGCCGTCGGGCTGGACTTCCTGGCCCGGACCTGGCTCGGTGACCCGCACCTGGCGCTCTGGGCCGTCGCCGGAGTACTCGTCTGGTCGTCGGTCGGCTTCTACATGGTGCTCTTCTCCGCCGCGATGGAGTCGGTCCCGCGCGACGTGTTGGAGGCGGCGGTGCTGGACGGCGCCGGCCGGCTCGCCGTACTCCGCCGGGTGGTGCTGCCGCTGGTACGCGAGAACGTGCAGGTCGCCTTCGTCTACCTCGGGGTACTCGCGCTGGACGGCTTCGCGGTCGTCCAGGTGATGACGGTCGGGCCCGGCGGGCCGGACGGGTCGACCGAGGTCATCGGGCTCGGCCTCTACCGCAACGCCTTCACCTACGGCCGGTTCGGCTACGCCGCCGCCATGGGAGTGGCACTCTTCTTCCTCACCCTCGCGCTCGCCGTCGTGGCGCTGCGGGCCGGCCGCCGGGAGCGGGTGGAACTCTCATGA
- a CDS encoding carbohydrate ABC transporter permease — protein sequence MTTLVDRPARRQPAAVPARTPARRTGRFGDAAAHLFLVGWAALVTVPLLWAVLSSLKTDREILTSPWTVPATPRFDNWARAWGEASIGRYFLNSAIVVGIALVLTMLLGALVAYALARYSFPGNRLLYHLFVAGLLFPVFLALVPLFFVVRQLGLLGTYPGLILVYTAYALPFTVFFLHGFFRSLPTALAEAAFLDGCSHWGVLFRVMLPLARPGLVSIAIFNFLGLWNQYLLPLVLNPDPERYVLAQGLAALSVSQGYRSDWSGLFAGLTIAMLPVLAAYVLFQRQIRTGLTAGAVR from the coding sequence ATGACGACCCTGGTCGACCGTCCCGCCCGCCGGCAGCCGGCCGCCGTCCCGGCCCGTACCCCGGCCCGCCGCACCGGGCGGTTCGGCGACGCGGCGGCGCACCTCTTCCTGGTCGGCTGGGCCGCGCTGGTCACCGTGCCGCTGCTCTGGGCGGTACTCAGCTCGCTCAAGACCGACCGGGAGATCCTGACCAGCCCGTGGACGGTGCCGGCGACACCCCGGTTCGACAACTGGGCCCGGGCCTGGGGCGAGGCGTCGATCGGTCGCTACTTCCTGAACAGCGCGATCGTGGTGGGCATCGCACTGGTGCTGACCATGCTGCTCGGCGCGCTGGTCGCGTACGCCCTGGCCCGGTATTCGTTCCCGGGCAACCGGCTGCTCTACCACCTCTTCGTCGCCGGGCTGCTCTTCCCGGTCTTCCTCGCCCTGGTGCCGCTCTTCTTCGTGGTACGCCAACTCGGGCTGCTCGGCACCTATCCCGGGCTGATCCTGGTCTACACCGCGTACGCCCTGCCGTTCACCGTCTTCTTCCTGCACGGCTTCTTCCGGTCGCTCCCCACGGCGCTGGCCGAGGCGGCGTTCCTGGACGGCTGTTCGCACTGGGGCGTGCTCTTCCGGGTGATGCTGCCGCTGGCCCGGCCGGGGCTGGTCAGCATCGCGATCTTCAACTTCCTCGGCCTGTGGAACCAGTACCTGCTGCCGCTGGTGCTCAACCCCGACCCCGAGCGGTACGTGCTGGCCCAGGGGCTGGCCGCGCTCTCGGTGAGCCAGGGCTACCGCAGTGACTGGAGCGGCCTCTTCGCCGGCCTCACCATCGCGATGTTGCCGGTGCTGGCCGCGTACGTGCTCTTCCAACGCCAGATCCGGACCGGCCTGACCGCCGGTGCGGTCCGCTAG
- a CDS encoding carbohydrate-binding protein: MSARPSARSLAAGTAALLAAGTLAGITATTAGAQPATAPAAAAACGVLFDDFGYSSPSDPAIAARGWTVRTNSGGPGVPGASWPASNVSFPTDGGQKVLQLTARTDGTAGGTSHAEFFHQRKFFEGTYASRVRFTDAPQSGPDGDHLVETFFTITPLDRPLDPNYGEIDFEYLPNGGWGEQGPIFYQTTWETYQNEPWQADNTHTAQRSSFAGWHDLVFTVSDGRVKYYVDGQQVADHGDRYYPETPMSINFNLWFIDLTGRTGTGLANYIQQVDYLYYADREVISTAEAKNRVAAYRSAGTGHVDTVGSGGACPTTPPTTRPPTTPPTTRPPTTPPTTTPPPANCAGAPAWDWGTVYLEGARVRHNGRLWQANWWTQGSEPGLTAQWRDLGRC; this comes from the coding sequence GTGTCAGCCAGACCCAGCGCGCGAAGCCTCGCCGCCGGTACGGCGGCCCTGCTGGCCGCCGGCACTCTCGCCGGCATCACCGCGACCACCGCCGGTGCCCAACCGGCCACCGCCCCCGCCGCCGCAGCCGCCTGCGGCGTCCTCTTCGACGACTTCGGCTACTCGTCGCCGTCCGATCCCGCCATCGCCGCCCGGGGCTGGACGGTGCGGACCAACTCCGGCGGCCCGGGCGTGCCCGGTGCCTCCTGGCCGGCGTCGAACGTCAGCTTCCCCACCGACGGCGGGCAGAAGGTGCTCCAGTTGACCGCCCGCACCGACGGCACGGCCGGCGGCACCAGTCACGCCGAGTTCTTCCACCAGCGGAAGTTCTTCGAGGGCACCTACGCCAGCCGGGTGCGCTTCACCGACGCGCCGCAGTCCGGGCCGGACGGTGACCACCTGGTGGAGACCTTCTTCACCATCACCCCGCTGGACCGGCCGCTCGACCCCAACTACGGCGAGATCGACTTCGAGTACCTGCCGAACGGCGGGTGGGGCGAGCAGGGGCCGATCTTCTACCAGACGACCTGGGAGACGTACCAGAACGAGCCGTGGCAGGCCGACAACACCCACACCGCGCAGCGGAGCAGCTTCGCCGGCTGGCACGACCTGGTCTTCACCGTCTCCGACGGCCGGGTCAAGTACTACGTGGACGGTCAGCAGGTGGCCGACCACGGCGACCGGTACTACCCGGAAACCCCGATGTCGATCAACTTCAACCTCTGGTTCATCGACCTGACCGGGCGGACCGGCACCGGGCTGGCCAACTACATCCAGCAGGTCGACTACCTCTACTACGCCGACCGCGAGGTGATCAGCACCGCCGAGGCGAAGAACCGGGTGGCCGCGTACCGGTCGGCCGGCACCGGCCACGTCGACACCGTGGGCAGCGGCGGTGCCTGCCCGACGACGCCCCCGACCACCCGGCCGCCGACGACGCCGCCCACCACCCGGCCGCCGACGACCCCGCCGACCACCACACCGCCGCCGGCCAACTGCGCCGGCGCCCCCGCCTGGGACTGGGGGACCGTCTATCTGGAGGGTGCCCGGGTGCGGCACAACGGCCGGCTCTGGCAGGCGAACTGGTGGACCCAGGGCTCCGAGCCGGGCCTGACCGCGCAGTGGCGTGACCTCGGCCGCTGCTGA
- a CDS encoding polysaccharide lyase family 1 protein, which produces MVTLLAAAAVVSAAPASAAAVSAEGLVGFATLSGYGRTGTNGGTGGPTVTVGNYAQLAAAVADDLPRIVRVSGTITGNGDDMLDVGSNKTIIGVGSSATISGFGLDVNGWGPAEVDWGGDTCDPAERDRFTHVQNVIIRNLSFRNSPDDSINVQCYSHHVWIDHNTFYPASDGSVDIKRGSDLATVSYNRFAGTDKSMLLGHSDNNAAQDTGYLRVTYHHNWFDGSNTRHPRVRFGYAHVYANYVSVDDYFIGLGVEGRIYAESNYVRGAKTITQDFGNARLTWTNSNFYDIATITRANDSGKTKDDWLRADGSVGPPPYGYSAGSASSSPPSAGAGVSGADIVP; this is translated from the coding sequence GTGGTCACGCTGCTGGCCGCCGCCGCGGTCGTCTCCGCGGCTCCTGCCAGCGCCGCCGCAGTCTCCGCCGAGGGCCTGGTCGGCTTCGCCACCCTTTCCGGGTACGGCCGGACCGGCACCAACGGCGGGACCGGCGGCCCGACGGTGACGGTCGGCAACTACGCCCAGTTGGCGGCGGCCGTCGCCGACGACCTGCCGAGGATCGTCCGGGTCTCCGGCACCATCACCGGCAACGGCGACGACATGCTGGACGTCGGCTCCAACAAGACCATCATCGGCGTCGGGTCGTCCGCGACGATCAGCGGCTTCGGCCTGGACGTCAACGGCTGGGGGCCGGCGGAGGTGGACTGGGGCGGCGACACCTGCGACCCCGCCGAGCGGGACCGCTTCACCCACGTGCAGAACGTCATCATCCGCAACCTGTCGTTCCGGAACTCGCCGGACGACTCGATCAACGTGCAGTGCTACTCGCACCACGTCTGGATCGACCACAACACCTTCTACCCGGCCTCCGACGGCTCGGTGGACATCAAGCGCGGCTCGGATCTGGCGACGGTCTCCTACAACCGGTTCGCCGGCACCGACAAGTCGATGCTGCTCGGGCACAGCGACAACAACGCCGCCCAGGACACCGGCTACCTGCGCGTGACGTACCACCACAACTGGTTCGACGGGTCGAACACCCGCCACCCCCGGGTGCGGTTCGGCTACGCCCACGTCTACGCCAACTACGTCAGCGTCGACGACTACTTCATCGGGCTCGGGGTCGAGGGCCGGATCTACGCCGAGAGCAACTACGTCCGGGGTGCCAAGACCATCACCCAGGACTTCGGCAACGCCCGGCTGACCTGGACCAACAGCAACTTCTACGACATCGCCACCATCACCCGGGCGAACGACAGCGGCAAGACCAAGGACGACTGGCTGCGGGCCGACGGCAGCGTCGGGCCACCGCCGTACGGCTACTCGGCCGGGTCGGCCAGCAGCAGCCCGCCGTCCGCGGGTGCCGGGGTCAGCGGCGCGGACATCGTCCCGTAG
- a CDS encoding tripartite tricarboxylate transporter permease, with amino-acid sequence MDFLDPVLAGFGVVFTPVNLLYVLAGVVIGMVIGVLPGLGPVATIALLLPITYEIPAESAIIMLAGIYYGAMYGGTITSVLLRLPGEAATVITTIDGYQMARQGRAGSALGIAAIGSFIGGTVSIVGLTLVAPVLARFSLGFGPPENAVLAAMGILLVASLGTVSTAKSLVAAGLGLLLAAAGPDPLFASPRFTFGNINLADGVDFVALAMGLFGLGEILYLLEHRARNRLPKPRISNAWPSREDWRQSRGAVGRGSVVGFFIGLLPGGGGVLSSMAAYALEKRRSRTPERFGRGAIEGVAAPETANNAAATSSFIPLLTLGIPTNPVMALIFGALLLQGIPPGPRLINENPEVFWGVVDSMYVGNIFLLILSVPLVGVFVRLVSVRDSILAPVVVTVTMLGVYTVNNSTFDMLLVILFGVVGYLMKKTGFEPGPLVLAFVLGSVLETAFRQSMRIFDGDPSGFVTRPISGTLFVVTVLALLVPVGVRLLRRRRAAAPAVPGQREGAAADREADEELR; translated from the coding sequence GTGGACTTCCTCGACCCCGTCCTGGCCGGTTTCGGGGTGGTCTTCACGCCGGTGAACCTGCTCTACGTGCTGGCCGGCGTGGTGATCGGCATGGTCATCGGGGTACTCCCCGGCCTCGGCCCGGTCGCGACGATCGCCCTGCTGCTGCCGATCACCTACGAGATCCCGGCCGAGTCGGCGATCATCATGCTCGCCGGCATCTACTACGGCGCCATGTACGGCGGCACGATCACCTCGGTACTGCTGCGGCTGCCCGGCGAGGCGGCCACGGTCATCACCACCATCGACGGCTACCAGATGGCCCGGCAGGGGCGGGCCGGCTCGGCCCTGGGGATCGCCGCGATCGGGTCGTTCATCGGCGGCACGGTCAGCATCGTCGGGCTGACCCTGGTCGCACCGGTACTGGCCAGGTTCTCGCTCGGCTTCGGGCCGCCGGAGAACGCCGTACTGGCCGCGATGGGGATCCTGCTGGTCGCCAGCCTCGGTACGGTCTCGACCGCGAAGAGCCTGGTCGCGGCGGGACTCGGCCTGCTGCTCGCCGCCGCCGGGCCGGATCCGCTCTTCGCCTCGCCCCGGTTCACCTTCGGCAACATCAACCTGGCCGACGGCGTCGACTTCGTCGCCCTCGCGATGGGGCTGTTCGGGCTCGGCGAGATCCTCTACCTGCTCGAACACCGGGCCCGGAACCGGCTGCCGAAGCCCCGGATCAGCAACGCCTGGCCGTCCCGGGAGGACTGGCGGCAGTCCCGGGGTGCGGTGGGGCGCGGCTCGGTGGTCGGGTTCTTCATCGGACTGCTGCCCGGTGGCGGCGGGGTGCTGTCGTCGATGGCCGCGTACGCCCTGGAGAAGCGGCGGAGCAGGACGCCGGAGCGGTTCGGTCGGGGCGCCATCGAGGGGGTGGCGGCGCCGGAGACCGCGAACAACGCGGCGGCGACCTCGTCGTTCATCCCGCTGCTGACCCTGGGCATCCCGACCAACCCGGTGATGGCGCTGATCTTCGGCGCGCTGCTGCTCCAGGGCATCCCGCCCGGTCCCCGCCTGATCAACGAGAACCCCGAGGTCTTCTGGGGCGTCGTCGACTCGATGTACGTCGGCAACATCTTCCTGCTGATCCTGAGTGTCCCGCTGGTCGGCGTCTTCGTCCGGCTGGTCTCGGTCCGGGACAGCATCCTCGCGCCGGTCGTGGTGACCGTGACGATGCTCGGCGTCTACACCGTCAACAACAGCACCTTCGACATGCTGCTGGTGATCCTCTTCGGTGTCGTCGGGTACCTGATGAAGAAGACCGGCTTCGAGCCCGGCCCACTGGTCCTGGCGTTCGTGCTCGGCAGCGTGCTGGAGACGGCGTTCCGGCAGTCGATGCGGATCTTCGACGGCGACCCGAGCGGGTTCGTGACCCGGCCGATCTCCGGCACCCTCTTCGTGGTCACCGTGCTGGCCCTGCTCGTGCCGGTCGGCGTACGCCTGCTCCGGCGGCGCCGGGCGGCCGCACCGGCGGTACCCGGTCAGCGGGAGGGTGCGGCCGCTGACCGGGAGGCCGACGAGGAGCTGCGGTGA
- a CDS encoding tripartite tricarboxylate transporter TctB family protein: MNPSGLDEAATPAGEGEPGGLPSDDIPPAGRTGQLVAGVVPVALGLAGLAYSVSLSLGTPAEAGPGLWPALASLLLLGAGLWSLLFERKAAAVERFSRGGIGIALGVVSLLVFVLLISRIGFEIPTLLVLAFWLRVLGRESWLATAVVSVATTAALYLLFITLLDVKLPRLAF; this comes from the coding sequence GTGAACCCGTCCGGCCTCGACGAGGCGGCCACCCCGGCCGGGGAGGGGGAGCCCGGCGGCCTGCCCTCCGACGACATCCCGCCGGCCGGCCGGACCGGGCAGCTCGTCGCCGGCGTGGTACCGGTCGCGCTCGGCCTGGCCGGACTCGCGTACTCGGTCTCGCTCTCCCTCGGTACGCCCGCCGAGGCCGGGCCCGGGCTCTGGCCGGCACTGGCCAGCCTGCTCCTGCTCGGCGCCGGCCTCTGGTCGCTGCTCTTCGAGCGGAAGGCGGCGGCGGTCGAACGGTTCAGCCGGGGCGGGATCGGGATCGCCCTCGGCGTGGTCAGCCTGCTCGTCTTCGTACTGCTGATCAGCCGGATCGGTTTCGAGATCCCCACCCTGCTGGTGCTGGCCTTCTGGCTCAGGGTGCTGGGCCGGGAGTCCTGGCTCGCCACCGCCGTGGTCAGCGTCGCCACCACGGCCGCGCTCTACCTGCTCTTCATCACCCTGCTGGACGTGAAGCTCCCGAGATTGGCCTTCTGA
- a CDS encoding tripartite tricarboxylate transporter substrate binding protein encodes MTESNLRHPMDRRAVLRLGAGLGAGAFLAGCSVQTGGGGDGDGSGYPERSVELVVPFAPGGSTDLIARTLGKAIEKPLGQSMVIVNRDGAAAAVGTREVASAEGDGYKIGFPPSSLFTLTPQLGKGAATVSLDELRVVIGLTVENIVLVAHRDSPFKTIDDVIALKGSGRRITYGHSGVGTGAYFAQTAFYKLAGINATDVPFGGGGPAVTAVLGRQVDIGASQPAESMRLVQSGELRWLGVFSQQRSPSLPDLPTAVEKGFDLTVDQARFIAGPKSMPDEAVTALQEAFREAVKAPEYDDFLKKNYIDRFEVDGTEVANKIKGDFDRYRALIDRFGLGPK; translated from the coding sequence GTGACCGAATCGAATCTGCGGCACCCGATGGACCGGCGTGCCGTGCTGCGCCTCGGCGCGGGGCTCGGCGCGGGAGCCTTCCTCGCCGGTTGCAGCGTGCAGACCGGCGGCGGCGGCGACGGAGACGGCTCGGGATATCCGGAACGCTCGGTCGAGCTGGTCGTGCCGTTCGCGCCGGGCGGCAGCACGGACCTGATCGCCCGGACCCTCGGCAAGGCGATCGAGAAGCCGCTCGGCCAGTCGATGGTGATCGTCAACCGGGACGGCGCGGCCGCCGCCGTCGGCACCAGGGAGGTGGCCTCGGCCGAGGGCGACGGCTACAAGATCGGCTTCCCGCCCAGTTCGCTCTTCACCCTCACCCCGCAACTGGGCAAGGGTGCCGCCACCGTCTCCCTCGACGAGCTGCGGGTGGTGATCGGGCTGACCGTGGAGAACATCGTGCTCGTCGCGCACCGGGACTCCCCGTTCAAGACCATCGACGACGTCATCGCGCTCAAGGGCAGCGGCCGGCGGATCACGTACGGGCACTCCGGGGTGGGCACCGGGGCGTACTTCGCGCAGACCGCGTTCTACAAGCTCGCCGGGATCAACGCCACCGACGTGCCGTTCGGCGGCGGCGGTCCGGCCGTCACGGCGGTGCTCGGCAGGCAGGTCGACATCGGCGCCTCCCAACCGGCGGAGTCGATGCGGCTGGTGCAGTCCGGCGAGCTGCGCTGGCTCGGGGTCTTCAGCCAGCAGCGCAGCCCCTCGCTGCCGGACCTGCCGACCGCCGTGGAGAAGGGCTTCGACCTGACCGTCGACCAGGCCCGGTTCATCGCCGGACCGAAGTCGATGCCGGACGAGGCGGTGACCGCGCTCCAGGAGGCGTTCCGGGAGGCGGTCAAGGCACCGGAGTACGACGACTTCCTGAAGAAGAACTACATCGACCGGTTCGAGGTCGACGGTACCGAGGTGGCGAACAAGATCAAGGGTGACTTCGACCGGTACAGGGCGCTGATCGACCGGTTCGGGCTGGGGCCGAAGTGA